The following are from one region of the Mesorhizobium sp. B2-8-5 genome:
- a CDS encoding TIGR02186 family protein, giving the protein MPARRAFAAAASLSMLFALSPATAQTPPAESIQIGLSTDAVSITAGFSGADLTIFGSLENPDPLVARQGRYDVIVVLEGPPRPVVVRRKDRVLGVWVNLDSETFENVPVSYSVATTRPLQDIAEPAKYKQLSLGAQNLYMKPADETDSPATIEEFTAALRDRKAATGLYSENVGGVQFLSQNLFRATVRLAPNVPVGTHKARAFLFKSGMFVKESSAQLEIRKSGFEQSIFRVAHDYSFLYGVFAISLAMLTGWLGRLIFRKD; this is encoded by the coding sequence ATGCCGGCACGACGAGCATTTGCAGCCGCCGCCTCGTTGTCGATGCTCTTTGCCCTTTCCCCGGCAACCGCGCAAACGCCGCCTGCCGAAAGCATCCAGATCGGCCTGTCGACCGACGCCGTTTCGATCACGGCGGGTTTCTCCGGCGCCGATCTCACCATCTTCGGATCGCTGGAAAATCCCGATCCGCTGGTCGCGCGCCAGGGGCGCTATGACGTGATCGTCGTGCTCGAAGGCCCGCCACGCCCTGTTGTCGTCCGGCGCAAGGACCGGGTGCTCGGCGTCTGGGTCAACCTGGACTCGGAGACGTTCGAGAACGTGCCGGTCTCCTATTCCGTCGCGACGACGCGCCCGCTGCAGGACATCGCCGAGCCTGCCAAATACAAGCAGCTCTCGCTCGGCGCGCAGAACCTCTACATGAAGCCCGCCGACGAGACCGACAGCCCGGCAACCATCGAGGAATTCACGGCCGCGCTACGCGACCGCAAGGCGGCGACGGGCCTCTACAGCGAAAATGTCGGCGGCGTGCAGTTCCTGTCGCAGAACCTGTTTCGCGCCACCGTGCGGCTGGCGCCCAATGTTCCGGTCGGGACCCATAAAGCCCGCGCGTTCCTGTTCAAGAGCGGCATGTTCGTCAAGGAAAGCTCGGCCCAGCTCGAAATCCGCAAGTCCGGTTTCGAGCAATCGATCTTCCGCGTCGCGCACGACTATTCCTTCCTCTATGGCGTGTTCGCCATATCGCTCGCCATGCTGACCGGCTGGCTGGGCCGGCTCATCTTCCGCAAGGATTGA